A part of Aegilops tauschii subsp. strangulata cultivar AL8/78 chromosome 2, Aet v6.0, whole genome shotgun sequence genomic DNA contains:
- the LOC120974070 gene encoding uncharacterized protein, translated as MLPPLGRLFAPLPRLPVLLPIDFFSCLLDASANLILITLVPYSANTLVNLATRTPTTASSSHLLPRVTPPKSPTFFSSQPPQPPSPCSQRSEPAHSHPAPVNPTPRPPTPIPTFYFARLAAVPPPPPSSLPLHHPRRGSLSRPGAHPTFPRQPTQHRRPATSQAPCPRRWSPRHNPPPHLPCRRQPHPPHRGQICVTRGGSTTIPSPARPASRSALPRPPARRAPAPHPSSKRSAEPQPPTARATTYPGSPVLHPSPDPSSVHRISRATAIAPPLTSLPSFPGRAPFPCHRRRGQWPRPWPPRVSATVRFHPADALQFGLGGRHCPLTAVCAVQFGGRVTTTRFRAKTPPS; from the coding sequence ACCTTATTCTAATAACACTTGTCCCTTATTCTGCTAACACCCTAGTCAACCTAGCCACCCGCACACCCACGACCGCTTCTTCCTCCCACCTCCTACCGCGCGTGACGCCCCCCAAATCCCCCACCTTCTTCTCCAGCCAACCCCCTCAACCTCCCTCGCCATGCTCTCAGAGGTCAGAGCCCGCCCACTCCCACCCCGCGCCGGTGAACCCTACCCCGCGCCCGCCCACTCCCATCCCCACCTTCTACTTCGCCCGCCTGGCCGCCGTGCCACCCCCTCCACCTTCTTCCCTCCCTCTCCACCACCCACGGCGGGGCTCCCTCAGCCGCCCGGGAGCCCACCCCACCTTCCCGCGCCAGCCCACCCAGCACCGGCGACCCGCCACCTCCCAAGCTCCGTGTCCCCGCCGCTGGTCCCCACGGCACAACCCTCCACCTCACCTCCCATGTCGCCGGCAGCCGCATCCGCCTCATCGCGGCCAGATCTGTGTCACCAGGGGCGGATCCACCACCATCCCAAGCCCGGCCCGCCCAGCAAGCAGATCGGCACTGCCCCGTCCTCCCGCCCGCCGTGCCCCTGCTCCTCACCCCAGCAGCAAAAGATCGGCCGAGCCACAACCTCCCACCGCGCGCGCCACCACCTATCCGGGCTCGCCTGTGCTCCACCCCTCCCCAGATCCGTCGAGCGTGCACCGGATCAGCCGAGCCACGGCCATCGCGCCACCCCTCACCTCCCTTCCCTCCTTCCCAGGCCGTGCGCCCTTTCCCTGCCATCGACGACGAGGTCAATGGCCAAGGCCGTGGCCACCACGTGTGTCCGCAACAGTGAGATTCCACCCCGCTGATGCACTGCAGTTCGGTTTGGGTGGGCGCCACTGTCCTCTGACGGCCGTGTGTGCGGTGCAGTTCGGCGGTAGGGTAACCACCACTAGATTCCGGGCAAAAACACCTCCCTCGTGA